Genomic segment of Myxococcus stipitatus:
GGCGCGCGCGACGAGAGCGGTCGGGACGGGGTGGATGCTCCTCCTGCTGGCGGCGATGTCGAGCACCGGCGCCACGGCCTGTCGCGAGGAGGGGGGGCTGACGGGGGCACAGGGCCGGCTGCGGCTGTCCCACGAGCGGCTCGACTTTCCCTTCGCCTACCCCGGCGGCGTCCGCGAGGCCGAGGTCCGGGTGATGAACGCGGGCCGTGCTCCGCTGGATGTCACCTGGACGCAGGTGGACGAGCCCTTCTCGCTGGTGGATGTGCCTCCCGTGCGCGTGGCCTCGGACGAAGTGCCCGTGCGGCTGCGCTTCAGCCCCCGTGCCACGGGCACCTTCCAGACGCGGCTCTCCGGCACCGCGTCCGATGGGGGACGCGTGGAGCTGGTGCTGTGGGGCGAGGCACGGCCGGTGCCGGACTGCGTGGCCTCGACGTGTGCCGCCGCGGCGTTCGACCCCGTCACCGAGCGCTGTGTGGAGACGCTGCTTCCGGACGGCACCGGGTGTGACCCGGGCAACGCGTGTCTCACCACGGCCACCTGTCAGCAGGGGCGGTGCAAGGGGCTCGAGCGGCCGTGTGATGATGGCAACGCCTGCACCACGGACGTGTGTCACGTGTTGGATGGGTGCTCCGCGGTGCCCGCGCCGCCGTGTCCCGGGGCCGGAGCGTGTCAGGTGGGCACGTGCGACCCGAAGCTCGGGTGTGCCCTCGTGGATGCGCCGGATGGGACCTTCTGCGGGACGGAGCGCGGCTGTGACGCCGCCGACGTGTGCGTGGAGGGCACGTGCGCGCGGCGCAACCTCCCGGATGGCTTCCTGTGTGAGGGGGCCAGTCCCTGTCAGGCGGAGGGGCGCTGCAAAGGGGCCGTGTGCGTGCGCCCTCCGGCCGTGGCGCTGTCGAGGGACTGGACCCTGGACGTCCATGCGATGCACCGGAACCTGCATGACCTGCTGGTGGGGCCCGAGGGCGACGTGACGCTGTCGGGCTTCTACGAGTCCGCGCTGCTGGATGCGTCGGCGCCTTCGCCGCTGTTGAGCAGCGAGGCCGCCCGGCGCTGCATGCTGTGGAACGACCGGCTGTTGTGCATGGACCTGCCGGACGACGGCAAGGTGTCGCTGGTGGAGCGCTACACGGGCGTGCCCCGGTGGACCTTCACCCTGGCGGCGGCGCGGCCGGACATCGGACAGCGCACCTCCAGCCTCTTCCTGGCGCGCCTGGCGGTGATGGCTCCGGACCGGCTGGCGGCGCTCTTCGAGGCCTACCCCGTGGAGCAGGGCCGCGACACACGCTGTCGCATGTACTTCCTGGTGGTGCTGGATGCCCTCGGGCAGCTGGTGTCCGCGCAGGAGCTCACCGACCCGCTGCTGTCCGAGTGCAACCACCCGCACCCCTTCGGCGTCGCCTCCGACGCGGTGGGGGACCTGTATGTCTCCTTCGCTCCGACGCTGAACCTGGAGGCGCCGCTGCGTCCCGGTGCGCCGTCGCTGTTCATGGCGTTCTCCTCGGACGGAGTGCCTCGCTGGCGCACGACGCAGCCCATGGAGTCAGGGGAGCTCGCGGTGGCGAACGGGCTGCTCTTCCCCGAGCGGGGGATGCAGGCCCTGAGCACGCGGGATGGCTCGGTGAAGGCGGTGCTGGAGAAGCCCTTTGGCCGCGCGGTCGCCACGCGAGAGCGGGTGGTGCCCAGCGCGCCAGGCACCACGGTGAACGCCGACGTGCACCCGCTCCCCCTCGTCACGGAGCTCCGGGGCTTCACGCTGCCAGGGCTGCAGCCGGCGTGGACGTACTCGCTGCGCGCGCACCAGACCTTCACCTCGAAGGAGCTGCGGCTGGCCACCTGGCCGGAGGCACCCGGGCTTCCACCCCGGACCGTGGTGCTCACGACGGCGAAGGACACGCGCGATGAGCAGGCGCTGCTGGTGGGCATCCACGCGACGAGCGGGCGCGAGGCCTTCCAGTGCCGGCTCGACTACGGGGCGCACTCGGTTCCGCAGCTGCTGGAGCTGGCACCGGGGGCACTGCTGCTGATGGATGGCGCGGAGACGTGCGGAGAATGCGACCCGCCCTTCGCCTACAGCGCGCAGGCGCGCTTCCACCGCTTCCCCATGCCGGGCCTGCTCCCCGCGCAGGAGCCCTGGCCCGGGACTTTCGGAGGCCCGGGGCATGACCACCACGAGGGCGCGGACCGCTGAGGCGCGTCACCCGACGCTCGCCTCGGCCGACGCGAGCCAGGCCTCGTAGTGGATGCGGCCCAGCGCTGTCTCCGGAACGGAGCCGCGGCCCAGGGTGCCGATGATGTCCACGCGCTCGGAGTCGTCCGAGGCGGGGTGGATGCGGAACTCGACGCCGCGCCCGAAGGGAGGCATCCGCAGGCCGTGCCAGCGCAGCGTCCCGCCTCGCAAGCGGAGGCCGCCGTCCTCCAGCACGTGGACATCCAGCTCCAGGTCCAACCCCTGCTCGACGAACACCTCGTGCAGCCGGCCCCCACGCACGATGAAGTCCGAGTCGAACTCGCGCAGCACGCCGTCGCAGTACAGCTCCCGGACGAAATGCATGGAGCCATCCGCGCGGCGGAAGGTGCGGAAGCGTCCCGGGAAGGTGCAGGGACCTTGCTCGAAGAGGCCCTGACCGAACAGCCGCGTGGCCACCCAGGCCATCATCCGCGCCGGCAGCGAGGAGAACGTCACCGACGCCCGCGTGTTCCACGCACCCGGGTTGGCGTAGAAGCGGCGGACGCGAGGGTCCACGCGCGCCACCTCGGGACCCAGCGCCGATGCGAGCAAGGGCCACACATCCGAAGGCCGGGTGCTCTGCCCTCGGTGCACGGCCTTCACGCCTCGGCGGTAGACGCTGGCCGCGGTCCACGCGGTGAGGAAGCTCCCCAAGAGCAGCCACGCCGCGCGCCGCTCACCCACCAGGCCCGCGTCGTCGCGCTCACGCGGCACGCACAGCGCGCGCACGGTGGCGAAGGCATAGTGACGCAGCAGGCTCCAGCACGCGCTCAGCATGCGTGACAGGGACAGCGCCAGGCCGTGGGCCATGGCGGTCTCGCCCGGGACGGCCCCCGCGAGGGCGGGCTGGTCGAACAAGCGCGCGCCCAGCGTCATCTCCACGTGTTGCACCAGCAAGCGCCACAAGGGCTCCCGCGCATGGGCCCGGGCCTCCTCGAGGAACGCGGCCTCGTGGCCCTGCTCGCGAGCCCTCGCGACATCCCGGATGTGGGCCTCGATCCAGCGCTCGTCCCGGACCTCCCAGGGGAGGTGCTCCTCGCAGGCCCTCGCATAGGACGCCCATTCCCGCGTGCGAGGCTGGCCTCGCTCATCCACGGGCATGACGGCGGCGCCCAGGCGGGCGAAGGGCTCCGAGACGCCCCAGAAGCGGCCCAGCGTGACGGCGCTCGCGGCCAGCAGGTGCACCCGGGCCATGCGGCACGGATTCGCGCGGTAGAAGTCCGCGAGCAACCCCAAGGCCCGACGGCAGGCGCGGTGACGACGCTCGAAGCTCATGGCGCGACCTCCACAAGTTCTCCACAAGGACGCGTCCGTCCCTCGGCGGCGTCCCCGCGTCCCAGCCAGCTTCGCGCCGCGCCGGGAGCGGGCGGCCTGCCCAGCCACCGCGCCACGAGGAACGCGCCGAACCGCCACCGCGAGCGCCGCTGCCGCGTCGCGTGCACGTCCCCCGCGCACCACCGCCGCAGCGTCTCGAAGCCCCACTCGGTGCCCAGCCGCATGAGGGGGCGGAACAGCGCCGCGTCGAGCAGCTCCCCCAGCACCCCATGGCGCGTCTCGTAGTCGAAGACCGTCTTGAAGTACGTGCCCTCGGGCCGGCGCTCATAGAGCCACAGGCCGCGGCCTCGCAGGATGAGGCTGCGCCAGTCGTCCGCGCCGAACTCGAAGATGGAGCGCTGGTGGAGGCTGCTGGCCAGGTAGCGACCCCACCCGACGACCTCGAGCCCGAAGCCCAGGTGCGTCCGGTAGTCCAGGAGGTGGAAGCCTCGCGCGTCCTGCTCCGGCAGGGCGCGGATGGACGTGAAGCGGATGTCCCAGGCCGTGTGCAGCGCGGGGTCCTGGGTGCGCTCCCAGACCGTCTCCACCGGCGCGGGGATGAGCACCTCCACGACAATCCGTTGGAGTGGCTGTTGCCCTGTTGGAGTCGGCCGAGGGTTGCGTCGGAAGGCCCGCCACCGCGCCAGGTCCGTCGCGAAGGTGAGGAGCGCCGTCACCCCCATGACGGTCATCAGCCCGCGCAAGGTGTCGGGCACGGGGGGAGGCGCGATGCGCACGCCCGTGGGCAGCAGCCGGTCCACCCACACGGCCTGGAACGTGGCCATGAGGTAGAGCCCCACCAGCACGCTGAGCACCACGTGCATGAAGTACTCACCCCGGGGCACCCCTCCCTGGGAGGCCCGGCTGTCGCGCTCCTCCCAGACGTCCGCCAGGGCCACCAGCACGTCCGCGGCGTAGAGGAGCACGAGCAACCCCAGCGCCCAGCCCTGGAAGCGCACGTGCGGCACCCAGAGGAACTGGAGCGCGTAGATGAGGTGCCGCGCCGTGTGCCAGAGCACCTCGCGCTGACACTCGGCACGCTCGTGGAGCCGGCCGCGCCAGAGGTGGAAGTAGACGACGTCGAAGGCGCCCAGCAGGCCGATGAGGAGCAGCAGGTAGAAGGCGACGCTCATGCCCGGCGGGATTGCAACGGCGCGGCCACGCCTCCGGAGCGATACAAGCCTTCAATCCGCCAGGACTTCGAGCCGGCGAAGCACCGCCGTCGTCAACGCCGTGGACAGGACCGACAACGTCGAGGTCATCCCCAACTTCTCCACAGGGCGCGGTGTCTGGGTGTGTTTCACCGGAGGCGCGGCCTGGAGAGCCCGGTGCGTCATGAATCGCGCATCAACTGTCGCGTGAGGCTCGCGCGCGGCTAACGGGTGTGGTGGTGCGCTGTCAATTGCTCGTGCTGGGAATCCACGAAGTATTTTCAGGACGGGTGGTGAATACGACCCGCCCTTGGCCGCTCTGGAACCCGGCCTGACACGGCACCTACCGCGCCACCGACCCTGCGGGTGGACATGCCCCGCGTACCCGATATTCTTCGGCCATCGTTGACGTTGAAAGACGTGGACGTGTTCCACGTTGCCCATGCGAGGCCCGCCCGGGATGCACCCCCTTGGTCCCGGCGCTTGTGTGGAAGGAGTGCGGTTGCCCGGACGACCTTGGAGGTCCGGCGTGCGGCGGCTCCGTTGCAGCGTGGGGGGCCTGCTCGGGCCCCGGGGGGAAGAGATTCCCTGGGGCCCGAGTCACCTCGTCTGCTTCCGGGCCCACCCGAAGGCCAGGCCCGTCTGCCTGCTGCTCAGTCCTTCGTGTAGACGACGCGGCTGCCGCCGTTCGCCTTCACCTCGGTGCGCGGAGGACGGGTGGCGCACTGGATGGTGGAGCCGCCGCTGGCCTCGACGGAGAGCTTCTCGGACGGGTCCGCCTCCAGCTGCGAGCCACCGCTGGCCTCCACCTCCAGCCGCTTCACGCCCTTGACGTCCATGGCCTTGATGATGGTGCCGCCGCTGGCCTCGACCTCCATGTCCCGGGCGCGGCCGGAGAGGTTGACGACGGAGCCGCCGCTGGCCTCGATGTCCAGCTTGTCGGAGTTGATGTCGCGGATGGTGAGGGCGGCGCCGCCGCTGGCCTCGGCGGAGAAGTCCTCGGAGGCGGAGGCCTCCGCTTCCACGTGGCTGCCGCCGCTGGCGCTCACGCCCTCCACGCGGGGGCTGGAGATGTAGAGGGTGACGCGGCCGTTCTGCATGCCCTTGAAGAAATTCCCCCGGTCCATCTCCGTGGTGAGCTGGCCGTCCTTCACGACGAGCCGCAGCTTGGAGAGCTTGTCCGCGGGTCCTTCCAGGCGGACCGACTTGGGGCCGACCTTCACCTGGGCCTTGAGGCCCTGGCCCACGGCGACGGAGTGGAAGTCGGAGACCTCGCGCGTCTCGGACGTCCGCGAGTCATCCGCGAAGGAGGCACTCGCGAACATGAGCATGGGGACGAGCAGGGTCATGCGGGCGGTCTTCATGGCGGACTCCGTCAGGCAGTGGAGCCCGGCATGGGCTCCGTCAACATGCCGGGCTTACGGATGGGCCACTCGAACGATTGCCCCGGGACCGGGGACTACTGCTGGGAGAGCAGCTCCAGGGGGACATTCACCGCGCGCGTCTCGCCGGGCTTGATGTCCACGGGCAGCTTGAGCGCCTTGCCGTCCTCACCCACGATTTTCAGCACCTGCTTGCCGGACGGCACGCTCACCTTGAAGAGCGGCGTCACGCCCAACAGCTGGCCTCCCAGGAAGACCCGCGCATAGGGGTCCGTGGACAGGCTGAGGTAGCCCGGAGGGCCGCCCGTGGGAGCGGATTCCCGCGACTCGTCCGCGGGGTCCGTCTTGGGAGGAGGAGACCGCGGCGTCCGAGCCGTCGCCTCCTTGGTGCGCGACCGGCCTGTCTGAGGTCTGCGAGGCGGAGCGCGCTTCTTGTCCTCGGGCTCCTCCGCCGCGAGCGACTTCGAGTCCTCCTCGGCCTTGTTCTCGGGGACGGACTCGGGAGGCGGGGGCTCGTTCTGGGCCACCTCCGTCGTGGGCTGCTGCTGCGGCTGCGGCGTCGGGGGGGGCGGCGCCACCTGTGCCTCGGCCTTGGGCGGGACGGGCTGCGGCGTCGGGAGGGGCTTCACCTGGGACGGGTCGCCCGGGGACTCCGCTGGGGGCGACAGCCAGGAGGACACCTTGCCTCCATCGAGTCCCAGTCCCACCACCGCCGCGCCCACGGCGAGGAGGACGAGCACGGCGGCGACGAGCTTGCGCCCGCCCCGGGAGGCGCCCAACGCGGGCACGCCGCGCTGCGTGTGGACGTGGGAATCCTCGTCCTCGTGCTCCTCCTCCTCGGAGGAAGCACGCCGGGCGTCCTGGAAGGCGCGGGCGGGCCGGGTGGTGACGCCCACTTCCGCTTCGGCCTGCGGAGGCGGGAACGAGGCGGCCAACTGCGCCTGGGGACGGCGTCGCGCCGGAGGGGACGCGTTGTTGCGCCGCGCGGGCACTCCCGCGTGTCCACCGGGCTCCGCGGAGAGCGCGGGGGCACGGGCCACGGAGACCTCCGCCTTGCGCTCGGGCGCGGCGGGCGGCGGCGGTGAGGGAGGCACGGCGCGCAACGCGTCCCCGGAGCGTCCGGAGCGGGACCGGGCCGCGGCCTCCTCTGCTCCCGAGGTCCTCGAGACCTGGGCCGACGGAGGCGGGGGCGGCGTGCGCGCGGGCGCCGGCGGGGAGGAGAGCGCGGGCCGCGCGGGCTGGGTGCGGGCCATGGCGGCCGCCTCGGGCGAGACGGGCGGCGTCTCCTGCGGCGGCGGAAGACGAACGGGCTCCGCCGCGCCTCGGGACGCGAGCCGCTTCTGGGGCGGCTCCCGGAGCACGGGCTTGCGAGGCTCCGGGTCGGGCGGCGGGGGCGGAGGAGGTGTCGTCGCCGGCTGCGCGGTGGTGGTGGCCCGGCGCGGTGGAGGCGGAGGCGTGGCCTGCGCGGTCGTGCCCGGCTGCTTCACCGTGGGCACCGCCGTCACCGAGGGACGGCGCGGCTCGGGTGGGCCCGAGCTGGTGTTGACGGTGGGCGGCTCGGGCGCCTCGGGAGCGGACGGCGCGGGCAGCCCGCCGTTGGCCAGCATCGCCGCCACGCTCGTCTCGCTGGTGGCGTCGCCGTTGGCGGGGCCCGCCATGAGGAGCTGGCGCGTCTGCTCGCGCCGGTCGGCGAAGAGGCGGCTCATCACCTCGCTGCTCTGCTCGGGGTGCCAGATGAGCGGGCCCACCGCGCGCTCCAGGGCGCGGGCGAACTCCAGCGTGGAGGAGTACCGGTCCTCGC
This window contains:
- a CDS encoding tenascin-X yields the protein MLLLLAAMSSTGATACREEGGLTGAQGRLRLSHERLDFPFAYPGGVREAEVRVMNAGRAPLDVTWTQVDEPFSLVDVPPVRVASDEVPVRLRFSPRATGTFQTRLSGTASDGGRVELVLWGEARPVPDCVASTCAAAAFDPVTERCVETLLPDGTGCDPGNACLTTATCQQGRCKGLERPCDDGNACTTDVCHVLDGCSAVPAPPCPGAGACQVGTCDPKLGCALVDAPDGTFCGTERGCDAADVCVEGTCARRNLPDGFLCEGASPCQAEGRCKGAVCVRPPAVALSRDWTLDVHAMHRNLHDLLVGPEGDVTLSGFYESALLDASAPSPLLSSEAARRCMLWNDRLLCMDLPDDGKVSLVERYTGVPRWTFTLAAARPDIGQRTSSLFLARLAVMAPDRLAALFEAYPVEQGRDTRCRMYFLVVLDALGQLVSAQELTDPLLSECNHPHPFGVASDAVGDLYVSFAPTLNLEAPLRPGAPSLFMAFSSDGVPRWRTTQPMESGELAVANGLLFPERGMQALSTRDGSVKAVLEKPFGRAVATRERVVPSAPGTTVNADVHPLPLVTELRGFTLPGLQPAWTYSLRAHQTFTSKELRLATWPEAPGLPPRTVVLTTAKDTRDEQALLVGIHATSGREAFQCRLDYGAHSVPQLLELAPGALLLMDGAETCGECDPPFAYSAQARFHRFPMPGLLPAQEPWPGTFGGPGHDHHEGADR
- a CDS encoding DUF4166 domain-containing protein, producing the protein MSFERRHRACRRALGLLADFYRANPCRMARVHLLAASAVTLGRFWGVSEPFARLGAAVMPVDERGQPRTREWASYARACEEHLPWEVRDERWIEAHIRDVARAREQGHEAAFLEEARAHAREPLWRLLVQHVEMTLGARLFDQPALAGAVPGETAMAHGLALSLSRMLSACWSLLRHYAFATVRALCVPRERDDAGLVGERRAAWLLLGSFLTAWTAASVYRRGVKAVHRGQSTRPSDVWPLLASALGPEVARVDPRVRRFYANPGAWNTRASVTFSSLPARMMAWVATRLFGQGLFEQGPCTFPGRFRTFRRADGSMHFVRELYCDGVLREFDSDFIVRGGRLHEVFVEQGLDLELDVHVLEDGGLRLRGGTLRWHGLRMPPFGRGVEFRIHPASDDSERVDIIGTLGRGSVPETALGRIHYEAWLASAEASVG
- a CDS encoding SRPBCC family protein, which codes for MSVAFYLLLLIGLLGAFDVVYFHLWRGRLHERAECQREVLWHTARHLIYALQFLWVPHVRFQGWALGLLVLLYAADVLVALADVWEERDSRASQGGVPRGEYFMHVVLSVLVGLYLMATFQAVWVDRLLPTGVRIAPPPVPDTLRGLMTVMGVTALLTFATDLARWRAFRRNPRPTPTGQQPLQRIVVEVLIPAPVETVWERTQDPALHTAWDIRFTSIRALPEQDARGFHLLDYRTHLGFGLEVVGWGRYLASSLHQRSIFEFGADDWRSLILRGRGLWLYERRPEGTYFKTVFDYETRHGVLGELLDAALFRPLMRLGTEWGFETLRRWCAGDVHATRQRRSRWRFGAFLVARWLGRPPAPGAARSWLGRGDAAEGRTRPCGELVEVAP
- a CDS encoding head GIN domain-containing protein is translated as MKTARMTLLVPMLMFASASFADDSRTSETREVSDFHSVAVGQGLKAQVKVGPKSVRLEGPADKLSKLRLVVKDGQLTTEMDRGNFFKGMQNGRVTLYISSPRVEGVSASGGSHVEAEASASEDFSAEASGGAALTIRDINSDKLDIEASGGSVVNLSGRARDMEVEASGGTIIKAMDVKGVKRLEVEASGGSQLEADPSEKLSVEASGGSTIQCATRPPRTEVKANGGSRVVYTKD
- a CDS encoding serine/threonine-protein kinase translates to MSGTTLPLATDGSRSRSLGKYEVLSRLSTGGMAEIFLASQRGLAGFRKLVVLKQILPDIRGEEEFIRMFLDEAKVTAAFNHPHIAQVFDLDIAEGELFLAMEFVPGATLVEVAKACRQANHPIPMGFSLMSVRDTAVALHYAHTFTDPLGRPSPVIHRDVAEKNIMVTYEGVTKLLDFGIAKNLARASRTAVGMVKGTSGYMSPEQIMGEPLDARSDLFSLGVVLHELLTGMRLFYAKQAEAMMNAVLRCEVTPPSRTNKQIPPELDAIVLRALSKRREDRYSSTLEFARALERAVGPLIWHPEQSSEVMSRLFADRREQTRQLLMAGPANGDATSETSVAAMLANGGLPAPSAPEAPEPPTVNTSSGPPEPRRPSVTAVPTVKQPGTTAQATPPPPPRRATTTAQPATTPPPPPPPDPEPRKPVLREPPQKRLASRGAAEPVRLPPPQETPPVSPEAAAMARTQPARPALSSPPAPARTPPPPPSAQVSRTSGAEEAAARSRSGRSGDALRAVPPSPPPPAAPERKAEVSVARAPALSAEPGGHAGVPARRNNASPPARRRPQAQLAASFPPPQAEAEVGVTTRPARAFQDARRASSEEEEHEDEDSHVHTQRGVPALGASRGGRKLVAAVLVLLAVGAAVVGLGLDGGKVSSWLSPPAESPGDPSQVKPLPTPQPVPPKAEAQVAPPPPTPQPQQQPTTEVAQNEPPPPESVPENKAEEDSKSLAAEEPEDKKRAPPRRPQTGRSRTKEATARTPRSPPPKTDPADESRESAPTGGPPGYLSLSTDPYARVFLGGQLLGVTPLFKVSVPSGKQVLKIVGEDGKALKLPVDIKPGETRAVNVPLELLSQQ